The Carnobacterium divergens nucleotide sequence CAGAAAACGTAAAGGGAAACGTGGCGAAACTAAACCAGTAGCACCGCCAGTACCTCGTAAATTTAAAGAATTACCAGAAGTTCTTGTTTATTCAGATGGAATGACAGTGGCAGAATTATCTAAAAAAATCTACCGTGAACCAGCTGAAATTATTAAAAAATTATTCTTGTTAGGCGTAATGGCAACATTAAACCAAGCTTTAAGCAAAGACGCAATCGAATTACTAGCTGCTGATTACGGAATTGAAGCAGAAGAAAAAATTGAATTGGATGTTTCTGATCTAGATGTTTACTTTGAACAAGAAGTAAACGAAGAAGCGCTAGTAACGCGTCCACCAGTAGTTACAATTATGGGGCACGTTGACCATGGTAAAACAACTTTATTAGATTCATTAAGAAATTCAAAAGTAAGTTTAGGTGAAGCAGGCGGAATCACGCAGCATATCGGAGCTTATCAAATTGATTTTGATGGCAAACCAATTACGTTCTTAGATACACCAGGACATGCGGCATTTACTACAATGCGTGCTCGTGGAGCAGGTATTACAGATATTACCGTACTAGTAGTAGCTGCAGATGATGGCGTTATGCCACAAACAATTGAAGCGATTAACCATGCTAAAGCGGCTGAAGTTCCAATTATTGTTGCAGTAAACAAAATTGATAAACCAGCAGCAAACGCTGAAAAAGTGATGCAAGAATTAACTGAATATGGTTTAATTCCTGAAGCATGGGGTGGCGATACGATTTTCGTTGAAATTTCAGCTAAATTCGGTCAAAATATCAATGAATTGTTAGAAATGATTCTGTTAGTAGCAGAAGTCCAAGAATTAAAAGCTGATCCAACTCGTTTAGCACTTGGAACAGTGATTGAAGCTCGTCTAGATAAGAGCAAAGGTCCAGTTGCAACCTTATTAGTTCAAGAAGGAACGCTACATGTTGGAGATCCAATCGTAGTTGGGAGCACGTTTGGCCGTGTCCGTGTAATGGCAAATGAAATTGGTCGTCGTGTTAAAACGGCAGGACCAGCAGCACCTGTGGAAATCACTGGATTAAATAACGCACCTCAAGCAGGGGATCGTTTTGTTGTCTTTGAAGACGAGAAGACCGCTCGTGCAGCAGGTGAAGAACGTGCAAAACGTGCGATGGTTGAACAACGCTCATCAACGAACCGTGTAACCCTTGATAATTTATTCTCAAGCTTACAAGAAGGCGAATTGAAAGACGTTAATGTTATCATCAAAGCAGATGTACAAGGTTCAGTTGAAGCGTTAGCAGCAAGTTTACAAAAAATTGAAGTTGAAGGTGTCCGTGTTAAAATTATCCATACAGCGGTTGGAGCTATCAATGAGAGTGATATCACATTGGCTGCAGCAAGTAACGCGATTGTCATTGGATTTAACGTTCGTCCGACAACTCAAGCAAAACAACAAGCAGAGCAAGAAGAAGTAGATATTCGATTACACCGTATTATTTACAACGCAATTGATGAAATTGAAACAGCAATGAAAGGGATGTTAGATCCTGAATACGAAGAAGAAATCACTGGACAAGCAGTTGTTCGTGAAACCTTCAA carries:
- the infB gene encoding translation initiation factor IF-2; translation: MGKKRVYEYAKEHDVSSKRVIEKAKELGFDYNSHMSSMEDSQVQKLNQSFASKKEHVAPKSSQNEVKQKTNRSPKSDVGGTTTNSKDNKQQRPATTSGPKTGNQTTQAKSTNRPATQSKPSQSTSARPAQSGTANRSQSNSGSANARPQTTGTGTTRPQSNGPAASNNRGGQSSNNRGGQGGNRGGYNSYNNRNNFRKRKGKRGETKPVAPPVPRKFKELPEVLVYSDGMTVAELSKKIYREPAEIIKKLFLLGVMATLNQALSKDAIELLAADYGIEAEEKIELDVSDLDVYFEQEVNEEALVTRPPVVTIMGHVDHGKTTLLDSLRNSKVSLGEAGGITQHIGAYQIDFDGKPITFLDTPGHAAFTTMRARGAGITDITVLVVAADDGVMPQTIEAINHAKAAEVPIIVAVNKIDKPAANAEKVMQELTEYGLIPEAWGGDTIFVEISAKFGQNINELLEMILLVAEVQELKADPTRLALGTVIEARLDKSKGPVATLLVQEGTLHVGDPIVVGSTFGRVRVMANEIGRRVKTAGPAAPVEITGLNNAPQAGDRFVVFEDEKTARAAGEERAKRAMVEQRSSTNRVTLDNLFSSLQEGELKDVNVIIKADVQGSVEALAASLQKIEVEGVRVKIIHTAVGAINESDITLAAASNAIVIGFNVRPTTQAKQQAEQEEVDIRLHRIIYNAIDEIETAMKGMLDPEYEEEITGQAVVRETFKVSKVGVIAGGYVTDGFITRNSSVRLIRDSIVIFEGELASLKRFKDDAKEVKLGYECGFMIKDFNDLRVDDVVEAYRMVEIKRK